A genomic stretch from Candidatus Coatesbacteria bacterium includes:
- a CDS encoding DUF4145 domain-containing protein, with the protein MSNKKGNLKKDIKEFLERKDLPDYLIQALNHVREYGNTAAHGKSVFLDDVYSVTIEQAKYLIHTLIALFEYAFIQPKRTQDFEIRLHGEDNKDDIPY; encoded by the coding sequence ATTTCAAATAAAAAAGGAAACTTAAAAAAAGATATCAAGGAGTTTCTTGAAAGGAAGGATTTGCCTGATTATCTTATTCAAGCACTTAATCATGTTCGTGAATATGGAAATACGGCAGCTCATGGCAAATCAGTGTTTTTAGATGATGTTTATAGTGTAACAATTGAACAAGCTAAGTATTTAATTCATACACTAATTGCATTATTTGAATATGCATTTATACAACCAAAACGGACACAAGATTTTGAAATAAGATTGCATGGTGAAGATAATAAAGACGATATTCCTTATTAA
- the pdxA gene encoding 4-hydroxythreonine-4-phosphate dehydrogenase PdxA, with product MGHHPLTDVNPSRPVVLLTPGDPNGVGPECLIKAWERIAAGCRPVVCGGEAALRAAARLLNSPVEPYSLYNLADAAPTTRRIPVLVLNHTDLEPDWGTISARAGRASFCWVRAAVELCLARVADALVTGPINKEAWLAAGVPYAGHTAFLAESCGRAGSEVMAFASPQLNVALATTHIPLVDIPRRLTPQRIVHTARLLADWLARRLEHPPRLALCGLNPHAGDGGVIGREDAEIVLPAAVELRSLGIDITGPRAADTLFTARARRRYDGVVALYHDQGLIPVKTLDFTHAVNVTLGLPFPRTSPSHGTAFDIAGKGVADETSLLEAVGVIIY from the coding sequence CTGGGTCACCATCCCCTAACCGATGTGAACCCCTCACGCCCAGTGGTGCTGCTGACTCCGGGCGACCCCAACGGCGTCGGTCCCGAGTGCCTGATCAAGGCCTGGGAGCGTATCGCCGCCGGGTGTCGCCCGGTGGTCTGCGGCGGCGAGGCCGCCCTGCGCGCCGCCGCCCGCCTGCTGAACTCACCCGTCGAACCCTACAGCCTCTACAATCTCGCCGACGCCGCACCCACCACCCGCCGCATCCCCGTCCTCGTCCTCAACCACACCGACCTCGAACCCGACTGGGGCACCATCTCCGCCCGGGCCGGACGGGCCTCCTTCTGCTGGGTCCGCGCCGCCGTCGAGCTCTGCCTGGCCCGCGTCGCCGACGCCCTCGTCACCGGACCCATCAACAAGGAAGCCTGGCTGGCCGCCGGCGTCCCCTACGCCGGACACACCGCCTTCCTCGCCGAATCCTGCGGCAGAGCCGGCTCCGAGGTCATGGCCTTCGCCTCGCCCCAACTCAACGTCGCCCTCGCCACCACCCACATCCCCCTCGTCGATATCCCCCGGCGACTGACCCCCCAACGCATCGTCCACACCGCCCGCCTGCTGGCCGACTGGCTGGCCCGCCGCCTCGAACATCCCCCACGCCTGGCCCTCTGCGGGCTCAACCCCCACGCCGGCGACGGCGGAGTCATCGGCCGCGAGGACGCCGAGATCGTCCTGCCCGCCGCCGTCGAGCTGCGCTCGCTCGGCATCGACATCACCGGCCCCCGAGCCGCCGACACCCTCTTCACCGCCCGCGCCCGCCGGCGCTACGACGGCGTCGTCGCCCTCTACCATGACCAGGGCCTTATTCCGGTCAAGACCCTGGACTTCACCCATGCCGTCAATGTAACCTTAGGATTGCCCTTTCCCCGGACCAGTCCCAGCCACGGGACGGCCTTCGACATCGCGGGCAAGGGCGTGGCCGACGAGACGAGCCTGCTGGAGGCGGTGGGAGTCATAATATATTGA
- a CDS encoding GNAT family N-acetyltransferase — MIWNPSITNVSPRPSSPWSPRSFNPRKPMELEKFRSRDPEAIAEQLNTDRVWAAEALGNLNDLHFPLSRYYLNGPNVVMVYEAVQPPYLFCSGGIGALRLILGMLPHGDYLAVFSMEPEEIFPSDTNVVELKRMLRMKIDLTDKSFDVGVADKLSQQDIEHINALMANFEGVEFNPEQLAYPFAGIYLDEQLVAMAGTRVVNPDQRVACLDQVVIHPEYQGRGFGGQVLGKVLDELSRQADLVTVDSPVKAKNLIDLYGRMGFTNHGRFNRSWVTIP; from the coding sequence ATGATCTGGAACCCTTCGATAACCAACGTTTCGCCGCGGCCCTCGTCGCCGTGGAGCCCACGAAGCTTTAACCCGAGGAAACCCATGGAACTAGAAAAATTCCGCTCCCGTGACCCCGAAGCCATCGCCGAGCAGCTCAACACCGACCGCGTCTGGGCCGCCGAGGCCCTCGGCAACCTCAACGACCTCCACTTCCCCCTCTCGCGCTACTATCTCAACGGCCCCAACGTGGTCATGGTCTACGAGGCCGTCCAGCCGCCCTACCTGTTCTGCAGCGGCGGTATCGGCGCCCTGAGGTTGATCCTCGGCATGCTGCCCCACGGCGACTATCTCGCCGTCTTCAGCATGGAGCCCGAGGAGATCTTCCCCTCCGATACCAACGTCGTCGAGCTCAAGCGCATGCTGCGGATGAAGATCGACCTGACCGACAAGTCCTTCGACGTCGGCGTCGCCGACAAACTCAGCCAGCAGGACATCGAGCACATCAACGCCCTGATGGCCAACTTCGAGGGCGTCGAGTTCAACCCCGAGCAGCTCGCCTACCCCTTCGCCGGGATCTACCTCGACGAGCAGCTCGTCGCCATGGCCGGCACCCGCGTCGTCAACCCCGACCAGCGCGTCGCCTGCCTCGACCAGGTCGTCATCCACCCCGAATACCAGGGCCGCGGCTTCGGTGGACAGGTCCTCGGCAAGGTCCTCGACGAGCTCTCCCGTCAGGCCGACCTCGTCACCGTCGACTCCCCCGTCAAGGCCAAGAACCTCATCGACCTCTACGGCCGGATGGGCTTCACCAACCACGGACGCTTCAATCGCTCCTGGGTCACCATCCCCTAA
- the ftsY gene encoding signal recognition particle-docking protein FtsY: MGLLDALRRTSRRLGRALGLIEGSLDDETAEELTDELILADVGPTTAEELVGELGRRLLGAREHDAPAVELARLITRRLPGSPPPYDGPAPEIVLLLGVNGSGKTTTAAKLAQRAKAAGRKVLLAACDTFRAAAGEQLESWARRVGVPLVRHGEGGDAAAVLYDALEAARARGVDLVIADTAGRLHSKKRLMEELTKLRRVVGKALGPDHPSRGALVIDGACGQNGLEQARAFLELDLADELILTKLDGSARGGVVVAVCAETRLPVRWIGTGEALDDLEPFDNQRFAAALVAVEPTKL; encoded by the coding sequence ATGGGACTCCTCGACGCCCTGCGACGGACCAGCCGCCGACTGGGTCGCGCCCTCGGTTTGATCGAAGGCTCCCTCGACGACGAGACCGCCGAGGAGCTGACCGACGAGTTGATCCTGGCCGACGTCGGTCCGACGACGGCCGAGGAGCTGGTCGGGGAGCTGGGACGGCGGCTACTCGGCGCCCGGGAGCACGACGCCCCCGCCGTCGAGCTGGCCCGCCTGATCACCCGGCGACTGCCCGGGTCCCCGCCGCCCTACGATGGCCCCGCACCCGAGATCGTCCTGTTGCTGGGCGTCAACGGCTCGGGCAAGACCACCACGGCGGCCAAGCTGGCTCAGCGCGCCAAGGCCGCCGGCCGCAAGGTGCTGCTGGCCGCCTGCGACACCTTCCGCGCCGCCGCCGGGGAACAGCTCGAGAGCTGGGCCCGCCGCGTCGGCGTCCCCCTGGTGCGCCACGGCGAGGGTGGTGACGCCGCCGCCGTACTCTACGACGCCCTCGAGGCCGCCCGGGCCCGCGGCGTCGACCTCGTCATCGCCGACACCGCCGGCCGACTGCACTCCAAGAAGCGGCTGATGGAGGAGCTGACCAAGCTGCGCCGCGTCGTCGGCAAGGCCCTCGGGCCCGACCACCCCAGCCGCGGCGCCCTGGTCATCGACGGCGCCTGCGGTCAGAACGGTCTCGAGCAGGCCCGCGCCTTCCTCGAACTCGACCTCGCCGACGAGCTGATCCTGACCAAGCTCGACGGCTCGGCCCGGGGCGGCGTCGTCGTCGCCGTCTGCGCTGAAACCCGCCTCCCCGTCCGCTGGATCGGCACCGGCGAGGCGCTGGATGATCTGGAACCCTTCGATAACCAACGTTTCGCCGCGGCCCTCGTCGCCGTGGAGCCCACGAAGCTTTAA